Proteins encoded in a region of the Salmo trutta chromosome 34, fSalTru1.1, whole genome shotgun sequence genome:
- the LOC115173782 gene encoding thyroid hormone receptor beta isoform X3 gives MNYCMPDMYEMPHGVGGGYPMQGGGEYCMYGGDGPGGYGHCEPQPMHQIHPPCMEQAWPPSQPYACSYPGPNPVFKSEYCTMEVPLSHYNHQPDYYSEGKPDFSHMQWMQEVNKKGYIPSYLDKDELCVVCGDKATGYHYRCITCEGCKGFFRRTIQKNLNPTYACKYEAKCVIDKVTRNQCQECRFKKCIAVGMATDLVLDDSKRLAKRKLIEENRERRRKDELQKTVWDRPEPSQEEWDLIRMVTEAHMSTNAQGNHWKQKRKFLPEDIGQAPVINAPEGSKVDIEAFSQFTKIITPAITRVVDFAKKLPMFCELPCEDQIILLKGCCMEIMSLRAAVRYDPESETLTLNGEMAVTRGQLKNGGLGVVSDAIFDLGVSLSSFHLDDSEVALLQTVILLSSDRPGLTSVDRIERCQEEFLLAFEHYINYRKHKVAQFWPKLLMKVTDLRMIGACHASRFLHMKVECPNELFPPLFLEVFED, from the exons ATGAACTACTGCATGCCTGACATGTATGAGATGCCTCATGGCGTGGGCGGTGGCTACCCGATGCAGGGCGGTGGGGAGTACTGCATGTATGGAGGTGATGGTCCCGGGGGGTACGGGCACTGTGAGCCCCAGCCCATGCACCAGATCCACCCTCCCTGCATGGAGCAGGCTTGGCCCCCCAGCCAGCCCTACGCCTGCTCCTACCCAGGACCCAACCCCGTGTTCAAAAGTGAATACTGCACCATGGAAGTGCCTCTCAGCCACTACAACCACCAGCCCGACTACTATTCTGAGGGGAAGCCTGACTTCTCCCACATGCAGTGGATGCAAGAGGTCAACAAGAAAG GGTACATCCCCAGTTACCTGGACAAGGACGAGTTATGTGTGGTATGTGGGGATAAAGCTACAGGATATCACTATCGCTGTATCACCTGTGAAGGATGCAAG GGTTTCTTCCGGCGGACGATCCAGAAGAACCTGAACCCGACGTACGCTTGTAAGTACGAGGCAAAGTGCGTCATCGATAAGGTGACCAGGAACCAGTGCCAGGAATGTCGCTTCAAGAAGTGCATCGCTGTCGGCATGGCAACAGACT TGGTGCTGGACGACAGCAAGCGGCTCGCCAAGCGGAAGTTGATCGAGGAGAACCGTGAGCGGCGGCGGAAGGATGAGCTCCAGAAGACGGTGTGGGACCGGCCTGAGCCGTCCCAGGAGGAGTGGGACCTGATCCGCATGGTCACCGAGGCCCACATGTCAACTAACGCCCAGGGCAACCACTGGAAACAGAAACGCAAGTTCTTG CCTGAGGACATTGGTCAAGCGCCGGTCATAAATGCACCTGAAGGGAGCAAAGTGGACATTGAAGCCTTCAGTCAGTTTACAAAAATTATCACCCCCGCCATTACCCGAGTGGTGGACTTTGCCAAAAAGCTGCCTATGTTCTGTGAG ctgcctTGTGAAGACCAGATTATCCTATTGAAAGGCTGCTGCATGGAGATCATGTCTTTACGGGCGGCCGTTCGCTACGACCCAGAGAGCGAGACGCTGACACTTAACGGAGAGATGGCCGTGACCCGCGGCCAGCTGAAGAACGGAGGCCTGGGTGTGGTGTCGGACGCCATCTTTGATTTGGGCGTGTCGCTGTCGTCGTTCCACCTGGACGACTCTGAGGTCGCTCTGCTACAGACCGTCATCCTCCTGTCCTccg accGTCCGGGGCTGACCAGTGTGGACCGTATTGAGCGCTGTCAGGAGGAGTTCCTTCTGGCCTTTGAACATTACATCAACTACCGCAAACACAAGGTGGCGCAATTCTGGCCCAAGCTGCTGATGAAGGTGACGGACCTGCGGATGATCGGGGCGTGCCACGCCTCCCGCTTCCTGCATATGAAGGTGGAGTGCCCCAACGAACTCTTCCCCCCACTCTTCCTGGAGGTCTTTGAGGATTGA
- the LOC115173782 gene encoding thyroid hormone receptor beta isoform X1, whose product MNYCMPDMYEMPHGVGGGYPMQGGGEYCMYGGDGPGGYGHCEPQPMHQIHPPCMEQAWPPSQPYACSYPGPNPVFKSEYCTMEVPLSHYNHQPDYYSEGKPDFSHMQWMQEVNKKGYIPSYLDKDELCVVCGDKATGYHYRCITCEGCKGFFRRTIQKNLNPTYACKYEAKCVIDKVTRNQCQECRFKKCIAVGMATDLVLDDSKRLAKRKLIEENRERRRKDELQKTVWDRPEPSQEEWDLIRMVTEAHMSTNAQGNHWKQKRKFLVEEAMLLNEITCNLFYTSDQSAVGVKETKPEDIGQAPVINAPEGSKVDIEAFSQFTKIITPAITRVVDFAKKLPMFCELPCEDQIILLKGCCMEIMSLRAAVRYDPESETLTLNGEMAVTRGQLKNGGLGVVSDAIFDLGVSLSSFHLDDSEVALLQTVILLSSDRPGLTSVDRIERCQEEFLLAFEHYINYRKHKVAQFWPKLLMKVTDLRMIGACHASRFLHMKVECPNELFPPLFLEVFED is encoded by the exons ATGAACTACTGCATGCCTGACATGTATGAGATGCCTCATGGCGTGGGCGGTGGCTACCCGATGCAGGGCGGTGGGGAGTACTGCATGTATGGAGGTGATGGTCCCGGGGGGTACGGGCACTGTGAGCCCCAGCCCATGCACCAGATCCACCCTCCCTGCATGGAGCAGGCTTGGCCCCCCAGCCAGCCCTACGCCTGCTCCTACCCAGGACCCAACCCCGTGTTCAAAAGTGAATACTGCACCATGGAAGTGCCTCTCAGCCACTACAACCACCAGCCCGACTACTATTCTGAGGGGAAGCCTGACTTCTCCCACATGCAGTGGATGCAAGAGGTCAACAAGAAAG GGTACATCCCCAGTTACCTGGACAAGGACGAGTTATGTGTGGTATGTGGGGATAAAGCTACAGGATATCACTATCGCTGTATCACCTGTGAAGGATGCAAG GGTTTCTTCCGGCGGACGATCCAGAAGAACCTGAACCCGACGTACGCTTGTAAGTACGAGGCAAAGTGCGTCATCGATAAGGTGACCAGGAACCAGTGCCAGGAATGTCGCTTCAAGAAGTGCATCGCTGTCGGCATGGCAACAGACT TGGTGCTGGACGACAGCAAGCGGCTCGCCAAGCGGAAGTTGATCGAGGAGAACCGTGAGCGGCGGCGGAAGGATGAGCTCCAGAAGACGGTGTGGGACCGGCCTGAGCCGTCCCAGGAGGAGTGGGACCTGATCCGCATGGTCACCGAGGCCCACATGTCAACTAACGCCCAGGGCAACCACTGGAAACAGAAACGCAAGTTCTTG GTCGAGGAAGCAATGCTACTTAATGAAATAACATGTAATTTATTCTATACTTCTGACCAGAGTGCAGTGGGGGTGAAGGAAACCAAG CCTGAGGACATTGGTCAAGCGCCGGTCATAAATGCACCTGAAGGGAGCAAAGTGGACATTGAAGCCTTCAGTCAGTTTACAAAAATTATCACCCCCGCCATTACCCGAGTGGTGGACTTTGCCAAAAAGCTGCCTATGTTCTGTGAG ctgcctTGTGAAGACCAGATTATCCTATTGAAAGGCTGCTGCATGGAGATCATGTCTTTACGGGCGGCCGTTCGCTACGACCCAGAGAGCGAGACGCTGACACTTAACGGAGAGATGGCCGTGACCCGCGGCCAGCTGAAGAACGGAGGCCTGGGTGTGGTGTCGGACGCCATCTTTGATTTGGGCGTGTCGCTGTCGTCGTTCCACCTGGACGACTCTGAGGTCGCTCTGCTACAGACCGTCATCCTCCTGTCCTccg accGTCCGGGGCTGACCAGTGTGGACCGTATTGAGCGCTGTCAGGAGGAGTTCCTTCTGGCCTTTGAACATTACATCAACTACCGCAAACACAAGGTGGCGCAATTCTGGCCCAAGCTGCTGATGAAGGTGACGGACCTGCGGATGATCGGGGCGTGCCACGCCTCCCGCTTCCTGCATATGAAGGTGGAGTGCCCCAACGAACTCTTCCCCCCACTCTTCCTGGAGGTCTTTGAGGATTGA
- the LOC115173782 gene encoding thyroid hormone receptor beta isoform X4, with the protein MSEQGDKCTTPRWKHEAMQNGYIPSYLDKDELCVVCGDKATGYHYRCITCEGCKGFFRRTIQKNLNPTYACKYEAKCVIDKVTRNQCQECRFKKCIAVGMATDLVLDDSKRLAKRKLIEENRERRRKDELQKTVWDRPEPSQEEWDLIRMVTEAHMSTNAQGNHWKQKRKFLVEEAMLLNEITCNLFYTSDQSAVGVKETKPEDIGQAPVINAPEGSKVDIEAFSQFTKIITPAITRVVDFAKKLPMFCELPCEDQIILLKGCCMEIMSLRAAVRYDPESETLTLNGEMAVTRGQLKNGGLGVVSDAIFDLGVSLSSFHLDDSEVALLQTVILLSSDRPGLTSVDRIERCQEEFLLAFEHYINYRKHKVAQFWPKLLMKVTDLRMIGACHASRFLHMKVECPNELFPPLFLEVFED; encoded by the exons GGTACATCCCCAGTTACCTGGACAAGGACGAGTTATGTGTGGTATGTGGGGATAAAGCTACAGGATATCACTATCGCTGTATCACCTGTGAAGGATGCAAG GGTTTCTTCCGGCGGACGATCCAGAAGAACCTGAACCCGACGTACGCTTGTAAGTACGAGGCAAAGTGCGTCATCGATAAGGTGACCAGGAACCAGTGCCAGGAATGTCGCTTCAAGAAGTGCATCGCTGTCGGCATGGCAACAGACT TGGTGCTGGACGACAGCAAGCGGCTCGCCAAGCGGAAGTTGATCGAGGAGAACCGTGAGCGGCGGCGGAAGGATGAGCTCCAGAAGACGGTGTGGGACCGGCCTGAGCCGTCCCAGGAGGAGTGGGACCTGATCCGCATGGTCACCGAGGCCCACATGTCAACTAACGCCCAGGGCAACCACTGGAAACAGAAACGCAAGTTCTTG GTCGAGGAAGCAATGCTACTTAATGAAATAACATGTAATTTATTCTATACTTCTGACCAGAGTGCAGTGGGGGTGAAGGAAACCAAG CCTGAGGACATTGGTCAAGCGCCGGTCATAAATGCACCTGAAGGGAGCAAAGTGGACATTGAAGCCTTCAGTCAGTTTACAAAAATTATCACCCCCGCCATTACCCGAGTGGTGGACTTTGCCAAAAAGCTGCCTATGTTCTGTGAG ctgcctTGTGAAGACCAGATTATCCTATTGAAAGGCTGCTGCATGGAGATCATGTCTTTACGGGCGGCCGTTCGCTACGACCCAGAGAGCGAGACGCTGACACTTAACGGAGAGATGGCCGTGACCCGCGGCCAGCTGAAGAACGGAGGCCTGGGTGTGGTGTCGGACGCCATCTTTGATTTGGGCGTGTCGCTGTCGTCGTTCCACCTGGACGACTCTGAGGTCGCTCTGCTACAGACCGTCATCCTCCTGTCCTccg accGTCCGGGGCTGACCAGTGTGGACCGTATTGAGCGCTGTCAGGAGGAGTTCCTTCTGGCCTTTGAACATTACATCAACTACCGCAAACACAAGGTGGCGCAATTCTGGCCCAAGCTGCTGATGAAGGTGACGGACCTGCGGATGATCGGGGCGTGCCACGCCTCCCGCTTCCTGCATATGAAGGTGGAGTGCCCCAACGAACTCTTCCCCCCACTCTTCCTGGAGGTCTTTGAGGATTGA
- the LOC115173782 gene encoding thyroid hormone receptor beta isoform X6, whose amino-acid sequence MSEQGDKCTTPRWKHEAMQNGYIPSYLDKDELCVVCGDKATGYHYRCITCEGCKGFFRRTIQKNLNPTYACKYEAKCVIDKVTRNQCQECRFKKCIAVGMATDLVLDDSKRLAKRKLIEENRERRRKDELQKTVWDRPEPSQEEWDLIRMVTEAHMSTNAQGNHWKQKRKFLPEDIGQAPVINAPEGSKVDIEAFSQFTKIITPAITRVVDFAKKLPMFCELPCEDQIILLKGCCMEIMSLRAAVRYDPESETLTLNGEMAVTRGQLKNGGLGVVSDAIFDLGVSLSSFHLDDSEVALLQTVILLSSDRPGLTSVDRIERCQEEFLLAFEHYINYRKHKVAQFWPKLLMKVTDLRMIGACHASRFLHMKVECPNELFPPLFLEVFED is encoded by the exons GGTACATCCCCAGTTACCTGGACAAGGACGAGTTATGTGTGGTATGTGGGGATAAAGCTACAGGATATCACTATCGCTGTATCACCTGTGAAGGATGCAAG GGTTTCTTCCGGCGGACGATCCAGAAGAACCTGAACCCGACGTACGCTTGTAAGTACGAGGCAAAGTGCGTCATCGATAAGGTGACCAGGAACCAGTGCCAGGAATGTCGCTTCAAGAAGTGCATCGCTGTCGGCATGGCAACAGACT TGGTGCTGGACGACAGCAAGCGGCTCGCCAAGCGGAAGTTGATCGAGGAGAACCGTGAGCGGCGGCGGAAGGATGAGCTCCAGAAGACGGTGTGGGACCGGCCTGAGCCGTCCCAGGAGGAGTGGGACCTGATCCGCATGGTCACCGAGGCCCACATGTCAACTAACGCCCAGGGCAACCACTGGAAACAGAAACGCAAGTTCTTG CCTGAGGACATTGGTCAAGCGCCGGTCATAAATGCACCTGAAGGGAGCAAAGTGGACATTGAAGCCTTCAGTCAGTTTACAAAAATTATCACCCCCGCCATTACCCGAGTGGTGGACTTTGCCAAAAAGCTGCCTATGTTCTGTGAG ctgcctTGTGAAGACCAGATTATCCTATTGAAAGGCTGCTGCATGGAGATCATGTCTTTACGGGCGGCCGTTCGCTACGACCCAGAGAGCGAGACGCTGACACTTAACGGAGAGATGGCCGTGACCCGCGGCCAGCTGAAGAACGGAGGCCTGGGTGTGGTGTCGGACGCCATCTTTGATTTGGGCGTGTCGCTGTCGTCGTTCCACCTGGACGACTCTGAGGTCGCTCTGCTACAGACCGTCATCCTCCTGTCCTccg accGTCCGGGGCTGACCAGTGTGGACCGTATTGAGCGCTGTCAGGAGGAGTTCCTTCTGGCCTTTGAACATTACATCAACTACCGCAAACACAAGGTGGCGCAATTCTGGCCCAAGCTGCTGATGAAGGTGACGGACCTGCGGATGATCGGGGCGTGCCACGCCTCCCGCTTCCTGCATATGAAGGTGGAGTGCCCCAACGAACTCTTCCCCCCACTCTTCCTGGAGGTCTTTGAGGATTGA
- the LOC115173782 gene encoding thyroid hormone receptor beta isoform X2, with amino-acid sequence MNYCMPDMYEMPHGVGGGYPMQGGGEYCMYGGDGPGGYGHCEPQPMHQIHPPCMEQAWPPSQPYACSYPGPNPVFKSEYCTMEVPLSHYNHQPDYYSEGKPDFSHMQWMQEVNKKGYIPSYLDKDELCVVCGDKATGYHYRCITCEGCKGFFRRTIQKNLNPTYACKYEAKCVIDKVTRNQCQECRFKKCIAVGMATDLVLDDSKRLAKRKLIEENRERRRKDELQKTVWDRPEPSQEEWDLIRMVTEAHMSTNAQGNHWKQKRKFLSAVGVKETKPEDIGQAPVINAPEGSKVDIEAFSQFTKIITPAITRVVDFAKKLPMFCELPCEDQIILLKGCCMEIMSLRAAVRYDPESETLTLNGEMAVTRGQLKNGGLGVVSDAIFDLGVSLSSFHLDDSEVALLQTVILLSSDRPGLTSVDRIERCQEEFLLAFEHYINYRKHKVAQFWPKLLMKVTDLRMIGACHASRFLHMKVECPNELFPPLFLEVFED; translated from the exons ATGAACTACTGCATGCCTGACATGTATGAGATGCCTCATGGCGTGGGCGGTGGCTACCCGATGCAGGGCGGTGGGGAGTACTGCATGTATGGAGGTGATGGTCCCGGGGGGTACGGGCACTGTGAGCCCCAGCCCATGCACCAGATCCACCCTCCCTGCATGGAGCAGGCTTGGCCCCCCAGCCAGCCCTACGCCTGCTCCTACCCAGGACCCAACCCCGTGTTCAAAAGTGAATACTGCACCATGGAAGTGCCTCTCAGCCACTACAACCACCAGCCCGACTACTATTCTGAGGGGAAGCCTGACTTCTCCCACATGCAGTGGATGCAAGAGGTCAACAAGAAAG GGTACATCCCCAGTTACCTGGACAAGGACGAGTTATGTGTGGTATGTGGGGATAAAGCTACAGGATATCACTATCGCTGTATCACCTGTGAAGGATGCAAG GGTTTCTTCCGGCGGACGATCCAGAAGAACCTGAACCCGACGTACGCTTGTAAGTACGAGGCAAAGTGCGTCATCGATAAGGTGACCAGGAACCAGTGCCAGGAATGTCGCTTCAAGAAGTGCATCGCTGTCGGCATGGCAACAGACT TGGTGCTGGACGACAGCAAGCGGCTCGCCAAGCGGAAGTTGATCGAGGAGAACCGTGAGCGGCGGCGGAAGGATGAGCTCCAGAAGACGGTGTGGGACCGGCCTGAGCCGTCCCAGGAGGAGTGGGACCTGATCCGCATGGTCACCGAGGCCCACATGTCAACTAACGCCCAGGGCAACCACTGGAAACAGAAACGCAAGTTCTTG AGTGCAGTGGGGGTGAAGGAAACCAAG CCTGAGGACATTGGTCAAGCGCCGGTCATAAATGCACCTGAAGGGAGCAAAGTGGACATTGAAGCCTTCAGTCAGTTTACAAAAATTATCACCCCCGCCATTACCCGAGTGGTGGACTTTGCCAAAAAGCTGCCTATGTTCTGTGAG ctgcctTGTGAAGACCAGATTATCCTATTGAAAGGCTGCTGCATGGAGATCATGTCTTTACGGGCGGCCGTTCGCTACGACCCAGAGAGCGAGACGCTGACACTTAACGGAGAGATGGCCGTGACCCGCGGCCAGCTGAAGAACGGAGGCCTGGGTGTGGTGTCGGACGCCATCTTTGATTTGGGCGTGTCGCTGTCGTCGTTCCACCTGGACGACTCTGAGGTCGCTCTGCTACAGACCGTCATCCTCCTGTCCTccg accGTCCGGGGCTGACCAGTGTGGACCGTATTGAGCGCTGTCAGGAGGAGTTCCTTCTGGCCTTTGAACATTACATCAACTACCGCAAACACAAGGTGGCGCAATTCTGGCCCAAGCTGCTGATGAAGGTGACGGACCTGCGGATGATCGGGGCGTGCCACGCCTCCCGCTTCCTGCATATGAAGGTGGAGTGCCCCAACGAACTCTTCCCCCCACTCTTCCTGGAGGTCTTTGAGGATTGA
- the LOC115173782 gene encoding thyroid hormone receptor beta isoform X5, producing the protein MSEQGDKCTTPRWKHEAMQNGYIPSYLDKDELCVVCGDKATGYHYRCITCEGCKGFFRRTIQKNLNPTYACKYEAKCVIDKVTRNQCQECRFKKCIAVGMATDLVLDDSKRLAKRKLIEENRERRRKDELQKTVWDRPEPSQEEWDLIRMVTEAHMSTNAQGNHWKQKRKFLSAVGVKETKPEDIGQAPVINAPEGSKVDIEAFSQFTKIITPAITRVVDFAKKLPMFCELPCEDQIILLKGCCMEIMSLRAAVRYDPESETLTLNGEMAVTRGQLKNGGLGVVSDAIFDLGVSLSSFHLDDSEVALLQTVILLSSDRPGLTSVDRIERCQEEFLLAFEHYINYRKHKVAQFWPKLLMKVTDLRMIGACHASRFLHMKVECPNELFPPLFLEVFED; encoded by the exons GGTACATCCCCAGTTACCTGGACAAGGACGAGTTATGTGTGGTATGTGGGGATAAAGCTACAGGATATCACTATCGCTGTATCACCTGTGAAGGATGCAAG GGTTTCTTCCGGCGGACGATCCAGAAGAACCTGAACCCGACGTACGCTTGTAAGTACGAGGCAAAGTGCGTCATCGATAAGGTGACCAGGAACCAGTGCCAGGAATGTCGCTTCAAGAAGTGCATCGCTGTCGGCATGGCAACAGACT TGGTGCTGGACGACAGCAAGCGGCTCGCCAAGCGGAAGTTGATCGAGGAGAACCGTGAGCGGCGGCGGAAGGATGAGCTCCAGAAGACGGTGTGGGACCGGCCTGAGCCGTCCCAGGAGGAGTGGGACCTGATCCGCATGGTCACCGAGGCCCACATGTCAACTAACGCCCAGGGCAACCACTGGAAACAGAAACGCAAGTTCTTG AGTGCAGTGGGGGTGAAGGAAACCAAG CCTGAGGACATTGGTCAAGCGCCGGTCATAAATGCACCTGAAGGGAGCAAAGTGGACATTGAAGCCTTCAGTCAGTTTACAAAAATTATCACCCCCGCCATTACCCGAGTGGTGGACTTTGCCAAAAAGCTGCCTATGTTCTGTGAG ctgcctTGTGAAGACCAGATTATCCTATTGAAAGGCTGCTGCATGGAGATCATGTCTTTACGGGCGGCCGTTCGCTACGACCCAGAGAGCGAGACGCTGACACTTAACGGAGAGATGGCCGTGACCCGCGGCCAGCTGAAGAACGGAGGCCTGGGTGTGGTGTCGGACGCCATCTTTGATTTGGGCGTGTCGCTGTCGTCGTTCCACCTGGACGACTCTGAGGTCGCTCTGCTACAGACCGTCATCCTCCTGTCCTccg accGTCCGGGGCTGACCAGTGTGGACCGTATTGAGCGCTGTCAGGAGGAGTTCCTTCTGGCCTTTGAACATTACATCAACTACCGCAAACACAAGGTGGCGCAATTCTGGCCCAAGCTGCTGATGAAGGTGACGGACCTGCGGATGATCGGGGCGTGCCACGCCTCCCGCTTCCTGCATATGAAGGTGGAGTGCCCCAACGAACTCTTCCCCCCACTCTTCCTGGAGGTCTTTGAGGATTGA